The Clostridium septicum genome contains a region encoding:
- a CDS encoding AI-2E family transporter has protein sequence MKIYKKYKSLINKILLIAFTLLLIFIYFKVGTINTIVNIVFIGFIFAYTLNPLRNYISEKFNISKRISSIILIILIVSLVLLTLYIVLPTIFRESLNFGDMLDNIEKYINDLAIKLKINDVSFFQSIYTEINEEVNRYLSGFSSNFLENMMSVLENLVSFAIIPIVTYYFLVDGDLIYNKILLVLPTEKRVIAKKAIKNIDKILSRYIISQLLLSLIIGILTFIILMLIGVRFAFILAVLNGILNIIPYFGPIIGGIPAVIIALIDSPVKALWTIIGVFILQQIEGNILSPKITGDSTNMHPIIIIILLLIGEKMGGFLGMVLAVPIGVIIKVIYDDINDYLF, from the coding sequence GTGAAAATTTATAAAAAATATAAAAGCTTAATAAATAAAATATTACTAATAGCATTTACTTTATTACTAATATTTATATACTTTAAAGTAGGTACCATAAATACAATAGTAAATATAGTATTCATAGGGTTTATATTTGCCTACACATTAAATCCTTTAAGAAATTATATAAGTGAAAAATTTAATATAAGTAAAAGGATTTCTTCTATAATATTAATAATTTTAATAGTTAGTTTAGTACTTTTAACATTATATATAGTTCTTCCAACTATATTTAGGGAAAGCTTAAATTTTGGAGATATGTTAGACAATATAGAGAAATACATAAATGACTTAGCAATAAAACTTAAAATTAATGATGTATCTTTTTTTCAATCTATATATACTGAAATAAATGAAGAGGTTAATAGATATTTAAGTGGATTTTCTAGTAATTTTTTAGAAAATATGATGTCTGTTTTAGAAAATTTAGTATCATTTGCTATAATTCCAATAGTAACTTATTATTTTCTAGTAGATGGAGATCTTATATACAATAAGATTCTACTTGTATTACCTACAGAAAAAAGAGTTATAGCTAAAAAAGCGATAAAAAACATAGATAAGATACTTTCTAGATATATAATAAGCCAATTACTTTTGTCATTAATAATAGGTATATTAACATTTATTATATTAATGTTAATAGGTGTTAGATTTGCTTTTATATTGGCTGTTTTAAATGGAATACTTAATATTATTCCTTATTTTGGCCCTATTATAGGAGGGATTCCAGCCGTTATTATAGCTCTTATAGATTCACCTGTAAAAGCTTTATGGACTATAATTGGGGTATTTATTCTTCAACAAATAGAAGGTAATATTTTATCACCTAAGATAACAGGGGATAGCACTAATATGCATCCTATAATAATTATTATTTTATTATTAATTGGAGAAAAAATGGGAGGATTTTTAGGAATGGTTTTAGCAGTTCCAATTGGTGTTATAATTAAGGTTATTTATGATGATATAAACGATTATTTATTTTAA
- a CDS encoding PRC-barrel domain-containing protein — MLKTKDFYLMKVYDIKGKYLGVIDDLCIDFYNAKVKGFFISNFLLLSNKNFIEIDDIISLDEVIIVKKIKHYKGLSFGDIKDMDIIDTENIMKGVLEDLIIEKADFSIKGLVMSSGIFDKMIKGKEILLVSECILGEDFILYHGSESIRLKSIPHKKYSENL; from the coding sequence ATGTTAAAAACTAAGGATTTTTATCTTATGAAAGTTTATGATATAAAAGGCAAATACCTTGGAGTTATAGATGATTTGTGTATTGATTTTTATAATGCAAAGGTAAAGGGATTTTTTATATCTAATTTTTTATTATTATCTAATAAAAATTTTATAGAAATAGATGATATTATTTCATTAGATGAGGTTATTATTGTAAAGAAGATAAAGCATTATAAAGGGTTAAGTTTTGGAGATATAAAAGATATGGATATTATAGATACAGAAAACATAATGAAGGGAGTACTAGAAGACTTAATTATAGAAAAAGCAGATTTTTCTATAAAAGGATTAGTAATGAGTTCAGGAATATTTGATAAAATGATTAAAGGGAAAGAAATACTTTTGGTAAGTGAATGCATATTAGGTGAAGATTTTATATTATATCATGGAAGCGAGAGTATAAGATTAAAATCTATACCTCATAAGAAATATAGTGAAAATTTATAA
- the mnmA gene encoding tRNA 2-thiouridine(34) synthase MnmA — protein sequence MKKKVVVGMSGGVDSSVAAYLLKEQGYEVIGVTMKHFDESDDSYVEREGGCCSLSAVDDARRVADNLGIPFYVLNFKESFKEKVIDYFVEEYIEGKTPNPCIACNRHIKFDEFLRKAKGIGADYIATGHYAKIENRDGKFHLLRADDDRKDQTYALYNFTQEQLSQTLMPCGNYTKDKIREIAKEIGLAVHNKKDSEEICFVTDNDHGRYILNAKPEKVKEGNFVDKKGNILGRHKGIVYYTIGQRKGLGLALGRPVFVTDINPRTNEVVIGAEEDIFKTDLVAKDINFIFIDNLKEDMKVTAKVRYSAKPAEATISPLPNGRVKVSFKEKQRAITKGQSVVFYNENDVVGGGIIEKIL from the coding sequence ATGAAGAAAAAAGTAGTAGTTGGTATGAGCGGTGGAGTTGATAGCTCCGTCGCTGCTTATCTTTTAAAAGAACAAGGCTATGAAGTAATAGGTGTTACAATGAAACACTTTGATGAAAGTGATGATAGTTATGTAGAAAGAGAAGGTGGATGTTGTTCTCTTTCCGCAGTAGATGATGCAAGAAGAGTAGCTGATAATTTAGGTATTCCTTTTTATGTTCTTAATTTTAAAGAGTCTTTTAAAGAAAAGGTTATAGATTACTTTGTTGAAGAATATATAGAAGGAAAAACACCAAATCCATGTATTGCTTGTAATAGACATATAAAATTTGATGAGTTCTTAAGAAAAGCTAAAGGCATAGGTGCAGATTATATAGCAACGGGTCATTATGCAAAGATAGAAAATAGAGATGGGAAATTTCATTTACTTAGAGCAGATGATGACAGAAAAGATCAAACATATGCCTTATATAACTTTACACAAGAACAATTAAGTCAAACTTTAATGCCATGTGGCAATTATACTAAAGATAAAATTAGAGAAATAGCAAAAGAAATAGGTCTTGCTGTACATAATAAAAAAGATAGTGAAGAAATTTGTTTTGTTACAGATAACGATCATGGAAGATATATATTAAATGCTAAGCCTGAAAAGGTTAAAGAAGGTAATTTTGTTGATAAAAAGGGTAATATACTAGGAAGGCATAAAGGAATAGTTTATTACACAATAGGACAAAGAAAAGGGCTTGGGTTAGCTTTAGGTAGACCAGTTTTTGTTACTGATATAAATCCAAGAACTAATGAAGTAGTAATAGGTGCTGAAGAGGATATTTTCAAAACAGATTTAGTTGCAAAAGATATTAATTTTATATTTATTGATAATTTAAAAGAAGATATGAAGGTTACAGCAAAGGTTAGATATTCAGCAAAACCAGCTGAAGCTACTATTTCACCATTACCAAATGGAAGAGTTAAGGTATCTTTTAAAGAAAAACAAAGAGCTATAACAAAAGGTCAATCAGTAGTTTTCTATAACGAAAATGATGTAGTTGGCGGTGGAATTATAGAAAAGATATTATAA
- the nifU gene encoding Fe-S cluster assembly scaffold protein NifU — MIYSDKVMDHFKNPRNVGEIEDANGVGEVGNAKCGDIMKIYLKVEDNIIKDVKFKTFGCGSAIASSSMATELIKGKTIEEAWELSNKAVAEALDGLPPVKMHCSVLAEEAIHKAINDYRKSHGLDTWDFEEHNDIHDHVHGHHE, encoded by the coding sequence ATGATATATAGTGATAAGGTAATGGATCATTTTAAAAATCCAAGAAATGTAGGAGAAATAGAAGATGCAAATGGCGTTGGTGAAGTTGGAAATGCTAAATGCGGAGATATAATGAAAATATACTTAAAGGTTGAAGACAACATAATAAAAGATGTTAAGTTCAAGACTTTTGGCTGTGGTTCTGCAATAGCATCATCATCAATGGCAACAGAATTAATTAAGGGAAAGACTATAGAAGAAGCTTGGGAATTGTCAAATAAAGCAGTTGCAGAAGCTTTGGATGGGCTTCCACCAGTTAAAATGCATTGTTCAGTATTAGCAGAGGAAGCAATTCATAAGGCTATTAACGATTATAGAAAAAGCCATGGATTAGATACATGGGATTTTGAAGAACATAACGACATCCATGATCATGTACATGGACATCACGAATAA
- the nifS gene encoding cysteine desulfurase NifS has protein sequence MKTVYMDYAATTYVKPEVLDEMMPYFTEKFGNPSSFYGISRETKKAIDSGREKISKALNCDLNEVYFTGGGSEADNWAIKGIAWAHKNKGNHIITTKIEHHAVLHTCEYLEKNGFEVTYLDVNEEGFIDLEELKNAITDKTILVSIMFANNEIGTIQPIKEIGQICRERKVFFHTDAVQAVGNVKIDVKEMNIDLLSLAGHKIYGPKGIGVLYVRKGIKIDNLIHGGGQERARRAGTENIAAIVGLGKAIELATENLDEHAKKMTALRYKLIDGLLKVPHTRLNGPRGDKRLPGNVNVTFEFIEGESILLSLDFEGVCASSGSACTSGSLDPSHVLLAIGLPHELAHGSLRLTLGDGSTEEDVDYVIEVVPPIIERLRNMSPLWEDYLKKGEK, from the coding sequence ATGAAAACTGTATATATGGATTATGCAGCAACAACATATGTAAAACCAGAAGTATTAGATGAAATGATGCCATATTTTACTGAAAAATTTGGAAATCCATCATCTTTTTATGGAATATCAAGAGAAACCAAAAAAGCTATAGATAGTGGAAGAGAAAAAATTTCTAAGGCATTAAATTGTGATTTAAACGAAGTTTACTTTACAGGTGGTGGATCAGAGGCTGATAACTGGGCTATAAAAGGAATTGCATGGGCACATAAAAATAAAGGTAATCACATAATTACTACTAAAATAGAACACCATGCGGTATTGCATACTTGTGAATATTTAGAGAAAAATGGTTTTGAAGTTACATATCTTGATGTAAATGAAGAAGGATTTATAGATTTAGAAGAGTTAAAAAATGCAATAACAGATAAAACAATCTTAGTTTCAATTATGTTTGCTAATAATGAAATTGGAACTATTCAACCAATAAAAGAAATTGGTCAAATATGTAGAGAAAGAAAGGTATTCTTCCATACAGATGCAGTTCAAGCTGTAGGAAACGTTAAAATAGATGTTAAAGAAATGAACATAGATTTACTATCTCTAGCAGGACATAAAATTTATGGACCTAAAGGAATAGGTGTTTTATACGTAAGAAAAGGTATAAAGATTGACAATTTAATTCATGGTGGAGGACAAGAAAGAGCAAGAAGAGCTGGAACAGAAAATATAGCAGCTATAGTAGGACTTGGAAAAGCTATAGAGTTAGCTACAGAAAACTTAGATGAACATGCTAAGAAAATGACGGCTTTAAGATATAAACTTATAGATGGATTATTAAAAGTTCCTCATACAAGATTAAATGGACCAAGAGGAGATAAAAGATTACCTGGAAATGTCAATGTTACATTTGAATTTATAGAAGGTGAATCAATTTTACTATCATTAGATTTTGAAGGTGTTTGTGCATCAAGTGGAAGTGCGTGTACTTCAGGTTCATTAGATCCATCTCACGTATTGCTTGCAATTGGATTACCTCATGAATTAGCACATGGATCATTAAGATTAACACTAGGAGACGGTTCTACAGAAGAAGATGTAGATTATGTAATAGAAGTTGTACCACCAATTATAGAAAGATTAAGAAATATGTCACCATTATGGGAAGACTATTTAAAGAAGGGAGAAAAATAA
- a CDS encoding RrF2 family transcriptional regulator gives MKLSTKGRYGVKAMVDLAIHYGNAPVSIKVISQRQNISEYYLEQLFSPLRKAGLIKSIRGAQGGYVLNKAPSEIKVADVMDVLEGPIEIADCIEGAECNNIDCCATRLLWKKIKSSIDEVMENITLQDIVNDYTNIKNKNDEIKLLKRSE, from the coding sequence ATGAAGCTTTCCACAAAAGGAAGATATGGAGTTAAAGCTATGGTAGATCTTGCTATACATTATGGAAATGCCCCAGTTTCAATAAAGGTTATTTCTCAAAGACAAAATATATCTGAATACTATTTAGAACAATTATTTTCTCCTTTAAGAAAAGCAGGGCTTATAAAAAGTATTAGAGGAGCTCAGGGTGGATATGTTTTAAATAAAGCGCCATCAGAAATAAAAGTTGCTGATGTAATGGATGTATTAGAAGGCCCAATTGAAATAGCAGATTGTATAGAAGGAGCAGAGTGCAATAATATAGATTGTTGTGCAACGAGACTTTTATGGAAAAAAATTAAAAGTAGTATCGATGAAGTAATGGAAAATATTACTCTTCAAGATATAGTTAATGATTATACAAACATAAAAAATAAAAATGATGAAATTAAACTTTTAAAGAGGAGTGAATAG
- a CDS encoding replication-associated recombination protein A: MYKPLAELMRPSTLDDFVGQRHIIGKGKPLYNLISRKIIPNCILYGPPGTGKTTLANIMANYADRKFYKLNATTASVKDIQEITSSLDSLLNYNGVVIYIDEIQHFSKKQQQALLEFIENGRVTLIASTTENPYFAIHKAIISRCNIFNFKQLESSDVIIGLEKAINKLINEDVDVEYSKEALSYIGDISQGDYRKAYNILELAINSQLTNKKEITVNYIESLNQSHMRADATGDEFYNLLSALQKSIRGSDENASIHYLARLIKSGNLTAIIRRISVIAAEDIGLAHPNALTVVNSGIELALKVGLPEAQIILSELVIYLATLPKSNSAYLAIKNAMDDLENKNIGDIPQYLKDAHYSGAKELGVKGYKYPHDYDNNYVKQQYIPNEIKEVKYYNPQKNKYEESLKKYWSLIK; encoded by the coding sequence ATGTATAAACCTTTAGCAGAGTTAATGAGACCTAGTACTTTAGATGACTTTGTTGGACAAAGGCATATTATAGGAAAAGGAAAGCCGTTATATAATTTGATAAGCAGAAAGATAATTCCTAACTGTATATTATATGGACCACCTGGAACTGGAAAAACTACTTTAGCTAATATAATGGCTAATTATGCAGATAGAAAATTCTATAAGCTAAATGCTACAACAGCTTCAGTTAAAGATATTCAAGAAATTACATCAAGTTTAGACAGTTTACTTAATTATAATGGAGTAGTGATTTATATAGATGAAATTCAGCATTTTAGCAAAAAGCAACAACAGGCTTTATTGGAATTTATAGAAAATGGTAGAGTTACATTGATAGCAAGTACAACAGAGAACCCATACTTTGCTATACATAAAGCAATTATAAGTAGGTGTAATATATTTAACTTTAAGCAATTAGAATCATCAGATGTAATTATAGGCTTAGAAAAAGCAATAAATAAGCTTATAAATGAGGATGTAGATGTAGAATATTCAAAAGAAGCTTTAAGTTATATAGGAGATATATCTCAAGGGGATTATAGAAAAGCTTATAATATTTTAGAACTTGCTATAAACTCTCAGCTTACAAATAAAAAAGAAATAACTGTTAACTATATAGAATCTCTAAACCAATCACATATGAGAGCTGATGCTACAGGAGATGAATTTTATAATTTATTAAGCGCTCTTCAAAAAAGTATTAGAGGAAGTGATGAAAATGCCTCTATACATTATTTAGCTAGACTAATTAAAAGTGGAAATTTAACAGCTATAATAAGAAGAATATCAGTTATAGCTGCTGAAGATATAGGACTTGCACATCCTAATGCTTTAACAGTTGTTAATTCAGGAATAGAACTTGCTTTAAAAGTAGGACTTCCAGAAGCCCAGATTATTTTATCAGAATTAGTAATTTATTTAGCTACATTACCTAAATCAAATAGTGCTTATTTAGCTATAAAAAATGCAATGGATGATTTAGAGAATAAAAATATAGGAGATATACCACAATATTTAAAGGATGCACATTATAGTGGAGCTAAAGAGTTAGGTGTTAAAGGATATAAATATCCCCATGATTACGACAATAACTATGTAAAACAACAGTATATACCTAATGAAATAAAAGAAGTTAAATACTATAACCCTCAAAAAAATAAATATGAAGAAAGTTTAAAAAAGTATTGGAGTCTAATAAAATAA
- the adhE gene encoding bifunctional acetaldehyde-CoA/alcohol dehydrogenase: MAVTNAQELTQRIKELRAAQKVFATYTQEQVDEIFRQAAMAANDNRIKLAKMAVEESGMGIVEDKVIKNHFAAEYIYNQYKDMKTCGVIEEDHTFGITKVAEPIGVIAAIVPTTNPTSTAIFKTLIALKTRNAIIISPHPRAKHATIAAAKIVLEAAVKAGAPEGIIAWIDEPSVELSQNVMRESDIILATGGPAMVKSAYSSGRPALGVGAGNTPAIIDETAHIKMAVNSILLSKTFDNGVICASEQSILVMDSIYDAVKKELAERGAYILKGEEIDKVRKIILNEKGGLNANMVGQSAYKIAEMAGVKVPTSAKVLVGEVESVELEEPFSHEKLSPVLAMYKVKSFDEALTKACRLIELGGMGHTSVLYTDQVKSTERIAAFGAAMKTARTLINMPASQGAIGDVFNFRLAPSLTLGCGSWGGNSVSENVGPKHLINIKSVAERRENMLWFRVPEKTYFKYGCLPIALQELHEMGKKKVFIVTDKVLAELGYTNHITNVLERFGMDFRVFSEVEPDPTLKAAKKGAEAMLAFQPDVIISLGGGSPMDAAKIMWVMYEHPEVRFEDLAMRFMDIRKRVYKFPTMGEKAMMVAVPTSAGTGSEVTPFAVITDEQTGVKYPLADYELTPDMAIVDAELMMSMPKGLTSCSGIDVLVHAIEAYVSVLASEYTNGLALEAIRLVFKYLPDAYNEGTTNVKAREKMAHASSIAGIAFANAFLGICHSMAHKLGAFHHLPHGMANSLLLNEVIRFNATDAPTKQAAFAQYKYPNAAWRYARIADYLQLGGNTDAEKVELLIKAIEDLQAKVGMPKTIKEAGVSEQNFYATLDEMVEQAFDDQCTGANPRYPLMSEIKQLYINSFEAPKAPVKETKKKNK, translated from the coding sequence ATGGCAGTTACAAATGCACAAGAGTTAACTCAAAGAATTAAAGAACTTAGGGCAGCACAAAAAGTGTTTGCTACATACACTCAAGAACAAGTTGATGAAATCTTTAGACAAGCGGCTATGGCAGCTAATGATAACAGAATTAAATTAGCTAAAATGGCAGTAGAAGAAAGCGGAATGGGAATAGTAGAAGATAAGGTTATAAAGAACCACTTTGCAGCTGAATATATATATAACCAATACAAGGATATGAAAACTTGTGGAGTTATAGAAGAAGATCATACTTTCGGTATTACTAAAGTTGCAGAACCAATAGGAGTTATAGCGGCTATAGTTCCAACTACAAACCCAACTTCAACAGCTATATTTAAAACTTTAATAGCTTTAAAGACTAGAAATGCAATAATTATATCACCTCATCCAAGAGCTAAACATGCTACAATAGCAGCAGCTAAGATAGTGTTAGAAGCAGCAGTTAAAGCAGGAGCTCCAGAAGGAATAATTGCTTGGATAGATGAACCTTCAGTTGAATTATCACAAAATGTTATGAGAGAATCAGATATAATTCTTGCTACAGGTGGCCCTGCAATGGTTAAGTCAGCTTATTCATCAGGAAGACCAGCTTTAGGAGTTGGAGCAGGAAACACTCCAGCAATTATAGATGAAACAGCTCACATTAAGATGGCTGTAAACTCAATACTTCTTTCAAAGACTTTCGATAACGGTGTAATTTGTGCATCAGAACAAAGTATATTAGTTATGGATTCAATATATGATGCAGTTAAGAAGGAATTAGCTGAAAGAGGAGCTTACATCTTAAAGGGTGAAGAAATAGATAAGGTTAGAAAGATAATATTAAATGAAAAAGGTGGCTTAAATGCTAATATGGTTGGTCAATCAGCTTATAAGATTGCTGAAATGGCTGGAGTTAAGGTTCCAACATCAGCTAAGGTTTTAGTTGGAGAAGTTGAATCAGTTGAATTAGAAGAACCATTCTCACATGAAAAATTATCACCAGTATTAGCTATGTATAAAGTTAAATCTTTCGATGAAGCTTTAACTAAGGCTTGTAGATTAATAGAATTAGGTGGTATGGGTCATACTTCAGTATTATATACAGACCAAGTTAAATCAACAGAAAGAATTGCAGCATTCGGAGCGGCTATGAAGACTGCAAGAACTTTAATAAATATGCCAGCATCACAAGGAGCTATCGGGGATGTATTCAACTTTAGATTAGCACCATCATTAACATTAGGATGTGGATCATGGGGTGGAAACTCAGTTTCAGAAAACGTTGGTCCTAAGCACTTAATAAACATCAAGAGTGTTGCTGAAAGGAGAGAAAATATGCTTTGGTTTAGAGTTCCAGAAAAGACTTACTTTAAATATGGTTGTTTACCAATAGCTCTTCAAGAATTACATGAAATGGGTAAAAAGAAAGTATTTATAGTTACAGATAAGGTTTTAGCTGAACTAGGATATACAAATCATATTACTAACGTATTAGAAAGATTTGGAATGGACTTTAGAGTATTCTCAGAAGTTGAACCAGATCCAACTTTAAAGGCAGCTAAGAAGGGTGCAGAAGCAATGCTTGCATTCCAACCAGATGTAATAATTTCATTAGGTGGTGGATCACCAATGGATGCTGCTAAGATTATGTGGGTTATGTACGAACATCCAGAAGTTAGATTCGAAGATTTAGCTATGAGATTCATGGATATAAGAAAGAGAGTTTACAAGTTCCCAACTATGGGTGAAAAAGCTATGATGGTAGCAGTACCAACTTCAGCAGGTACAGGATCAGAAGTTACTCCATTTGCAGTTATAACTGACGAACAAACAGGAGTTAAATATCCACTTGCAGATTATGAACTAACTCCAGATATGGCTATAGTTGATGCTGAACTTATGATGAGTATGCCAAAGGGATTAACTTCATGTTCAGGAATTGACGTATTAGTTCATGCTATAGAAGCATACGTATCAGTTTTAGCTTCAGAATATACAAATGGTTTAGCGTTAGAAGCTATAAGATTAGTATTTAAATACTTACCAGATGCTTATAATGAAGGAACTACAAATGTTAAGGCAAGAGAAAAAATGGCTCATGCTTCATCAATAGCTGGTATAGCATTTGCTAATGCATTCTTAGGAATTTGCCACTCAATGGCACATAAATTAGGTGCATTCCATCACTTACCACACGGTATGGCTAACTCATTATTATTAAATGAAGTTATAAGATTCAATGCTACAGATGCTCCAACTAAGCAAGCAGCATTTGCGCAATATAAGTATCCAAATGCAGCATGGAGATATGCTAGAATTGCTGATTACCTACAATTAGGTGGAAATACTGATGCTGAAAAGGTTGAATTATTAATTAAGGCTATAGAAGACCTACAAGCTAAAGTTGGAATGCCTAAGACTATAAAGGAAGCAGGAGTAAGCGAACAAAACTTCTATGCTACATTAGATGAAATGGTTGAGCAAGCATTTGATGATCAATGTACAGGAGCTAACCCAAGATACCCATTAATGAGCGAAATTAAGCAATTATACATTAATTCTTTTGAAGCTCCAAAGGCACCTGTAAAGGAAACAAAGAAGAAAAATAAATAA
- a CDS encoding HutP family protein → MGNNSLEVAKIATKMAISSREEEEILKIDFKKEGFLVTAVNIGGNINESTSKILERALVASKRNGVIREEHLHEGGIIGATRDALMQVWNRASGQNVGGKIGIARKGEHLSVCIFLSVGLLHLDEVVIGIGHRAISM, encoded by the coding sequence ATGGGTAATAATAGTTTAGAAGTTGCCAAAATAGCAACTAAAATGGCTATTTCATCTAGAGAAGAAGAAGAAATACTAAAAATAGACTTTAAAAAAGAAGGTTTCCTAGTTACTGCAGTTAATATTGGAGGAAATATTAATGAATCTACTTCTAAAATTTTAGAAAGAGCTTTAGTTGCATCTAAGAGAAATGGTGTAATAAGAGAAGAGCATTTACATGAAGGTGGAATAATTGGGGCAACTAGGGATGCTCTTATGCAGGTATGGAATAGAGCAAGTGGGCAAAATGTTGGTGGTAAAATTGGAATTGCTAGAAAAGGTGAACATTTAAGTGTATGTATATTTTTAAGTGTAGGATTGTTACATTTAGATGAAGTTGTTATAGGAATAGGACATAGAGCAATTTCTATGTAA
- a CDS encoding acetyl-CoA carboxylase carboxyltransferase subunit alpha: protein MSRELIRSISVWDKVNVARHKDRPNGKFYIDNIFENFIELHGDRNFGDDKAIIGGIASINNESVTVIAINKGENTKENLERNFGMPNPEGYRKALRLMKQAEKFKRPVICFIDTPGAFCGVGAEERGQGQAIAQNLMEMSRLKTPIISIVIGEGGSGGALALAVADKVLMLEHSIYSILSPEGFASILWKDGSKAKEAAEVMKITAQDLKEFKVIDKVIREPRGGAHKHKIRMALGIKKELLEYIKELKEKEIEALLNERYQKFRNIGNFN from the coding sequence ATGAGTAGGGAATTAATTAGAAGTATATCTGTTTGGGATAAGGTAAATGTTGCAAGACATAAAGACAGACCTAATGGAAAGTTTTATATAGATAATATTTTCGAAAATTTTATTGAATTACATGGAGATAGAAACTTTGGTGATGATAAGGCTATAATAGGTGGAATAGCCTCAATTAATAATGAAAGTGTTACTGTTATTGCAATTAATAAAGGTGAAAATACTAAAGAAAATTTAGAAAGAAATTTTGGAATGCCAAATCCAGAAGGATATAGAAAGGCATTAAGGCTTATGAAGCAAGCTGAAAAATTTAAAAGACCTGTAATTTGTTTTATAGATACTCCAGGAGCTTTTTGTGGAGTTGGAGCTGAAGAAAGAGGGCAAGGTCAAGCCATTGCACAAAATTTAATGGAGATGAGTAGATTAAAAACTCCAATTATTTCTATTGTTATTGGAGAAGGTGGAAGTGGAGGTGCATTAGCACTGGCAGTTGCAGATAAAGTTTTAATGCTAGAACATTCGATATATTCTATTTTATCTCCAGAAGGTTTTGCATCTATTCTTTGGAAGGATGGAAGTAAAGCAAAAGAAGCGGCAGAAGTGATGAAAATAACGGCTCAAGACTTAAAAGAATTTAAAGTAATAGATAAAGTTATAAGAGAACCAAGAGGCGGAGCACACAAGCACAAAATAAGAATGGCTCTTGGAATTAAAAAGGAACTTTTAGAATATATAAAAGAACTAAAAGAAAAGGAAATAGAAGCTCTTTTAAATGAACGATATCAAAAGTTTAGAAATATAGGGAATTTCAATTAA
- the accD gene encoding acetyl-CoA carboxylase, carboxyltransferase subunit beta: MLKDLFKKNQYATVSKVTFDTTEFDEKPNIPSGMWTKCDKCASMIYTEDLESNFNVCTKCGFHFRINAKERINQLFDKGSFKEFFYEIVTRNPLNFKGYEEKIKKGIVSSGNKEAVITGVGKINDIEIAVAIMDSYFMMGSMGSAVGEKITRIVELATDRNLPMVIFTTSGGARMQEGIFSLMQMAKVSAALAKHDDKGLLYITVLTDPTTGGVTASFAMEGDIILSEPNALIGFAGRRVIENTIKETLPDDFQSAEFLLEKGFVDAIVERKNLRGQLYKILCLHGGENNE; this comes from the coding sequence ATGCTTAAGGACTTATTTAAAAAAAATCAATATGCAACTGTAAGTAAAGTAACTTTTGATACTACTGAATTTGATGAAAAGCCTAATATTCCATCAGGAATGTGGACCAAATGTGATAAGTGTGCAAGTATGATTTACACAGAGGATCTAGAGTCTAATTTTAATGTATGCACTAAATGTGGATTTCATTTTAGAATAAATGCTAAGGAAAGAATAAATCAATTATTTGATAAGGGATCATTTAAAGAATTTTTTTATGAAATAGTTACCAGAAATCCTTTGAATTTTAAAGGATATGAAGAGAAAATAAAAAAAGGTATAGTTTCATCAGGAAACAAAGAAGCTGTAATTACAGGAGTAGGAAAAATAAATGATATAGAAATTGCAGTAGCTATTATGGATAGCTATTTTATGATGGGAAGTATGGGGAGTGCAGTAGGTGAAAAAATAACTAGAATAGTTGAACTTGCAACAGATAGAAATCTTCCTATGGTGATATTTACAACTTCAGGTGGAGCTAGAATGCAAGAGGGGATATTTTCTCTTATGCAAATGGCAAAAGTATCAGCAGCACTTGCAAAGCATGATGATAAAGGGTTACTTTATATAACTGTTTTAACAGATCCTACTACAGGAGGGGTAACTGCAAGTTTTGCTATGGAAGGAGATATTATATTAAGTGAGCCTAATGCTTTAATAGGATTTGCAGGTAGGAGAGTTATTGAAAATACTATAAAAGAAACTCTTCCAGATGATTTTCAAAGTGCAGAGTTCCTACTAGAAAAAGGATTTGTTGATGCAATTGTTGAAAGAAAAAACCTAAGAGGGCAACTTTATAAGATATTATGTCTTCATGGAGGTGAAAATAATGAGTAG